Proteins encoded in a region of the Macaca mulatta isolate MMU2019108-1 chromosome X, T2T-MMU8v2.0, whole genome shotgun sequence genome:
- the PLXNA3 gene encoding plexin-A3 isoform X5, whose amino-acid sequence MPSVCLLLLLFLAVGGALGSRPFRAFVVTDTKLTHLAVHRVTGEVFVGAVNRVFKLAPNLTELRAHVTGPIEDNARCYPPPSMRVCAHRLAPVDNINKLLLIDYAARRLVACGSIWQGICQFLRVDDLFKLGEPHHRKEHYLSGAQEPDSMAGVIVEQGQGPSKLFVGTAVDGKSEYFPTLSSRKLISDEDSVDMFSLVYQDEFVSSQIKIPSDTLSLYPAFDIYYIYGFVSASFVYFLTLQLDTQQTLLDTAGEKFFTSKIVRMCAGDSEFYSYVEFPIGCSWRGVEYRLVQSAHLAKPGLLLAQALGVPADEDILFTIFSQGQKNRASPPRQTILCLFTLSNINAHIRRRIQSCYRGEGTLALPWLLNKELPCINTVRVDGSQDAHLYETVPVVDGSPILRDLLFSPDHQHIYLLSEKQVSQLPVETCEQYPSCTACLGSGDPHCGWCVLQHRCCREGACPGASAPHGFAEELNKCVQVRVRPNNVSVMSPGVQLTVTLHNVPDLSAGVSCTFEEVAESEAILLPSGELLCPSPSLQELRALTRGHGATRTVRLQLLSKETGVRFAGADFVFYNCSVLQSCMSCVGSPYPCHWCKYRHACTSRPHECSFQEGRVRSPEGCPEILPSGDLLIPVGVMQPLTLRAKNLPQPQSGQKNYECVVRVQGRQQRVPAVRFNSSSVQCQNASYSYEGDEHGDTELDFSVVWDGDFPIDKPPSFRALLYKCWAQRPSCGLCLKADPRFNCGWCISEHRCQLRTHCPAPKTNWMHLSQKGTRCSHPHITQIHPLVGPKEGGTRVTIMGENLGLLSREVGLRVAGVRCNSIPAEYISAERIVCEMEESLVPSPPPGPVELCVGDCSADFRTQSEQLYSFVTPTFDQVSPSRGPASGGTRLTISGSSLDAGSRVTVTVRDSECQFVRRDAKAIVCISPVSTLGPSQAPITLAIDRANISSPGVLYTYTQDPTVTRLEPTWSIINGSTAITVSGTHLLTVQEPRVRAKYRGIETTNTCQVINDTAMLCKAPGIFLGQPQPQAQGEHPDEFGFLLDHVQTARSLNRSSFTYYPDPSFEPLGPSGVLDVKPGSHVVLKGRNLIPAAAGSSRLNYTVLIGGQPCALTVSDTQLLCDSPSQTGRQPVMVLVGGLEFWLGTLHISAERALTLPAMMGLAGGGGLLLLAITAVLVAYKRKTQDADRTLKRLQLQMDNLESRVALECKEAFAELQTDINELTNHMDEVQIPFLDYRTYAVRVLFPGIEAHPVLKELDTPPNMEKALRLFGQLLHSRAFVLTFIHTLEAQSSFSMRDRGTVASLTMVALQSRLDYATGLLKQLLADLIEKNLESKNHPKLLLRRTESVAEKMLTNWFTFLLHKFLKECAGEPLFLLYCAIKQQMEKGPIDAITGEARYSLSEDKLIRQQIDYKTLTLHCVCPENEGSAQVPVKVLNCDSITQAKDKLLDTVYKGIPYSQRPKAEDMDLEWRQGRMTRIILQDEDVTTKIECDWKRLNSLAHYQVTDGSLVALVPKQVSAYNMANSFTFTRSLSRYESLLRTASSPDSLRSRAPMITPDQETGTKLWHLVKNHDHADHREGDRGSKMVSEIYLTRLLATKGTLQKFVDDLFETVFSTAHRGSALPLAIKYMFDFLDEQADQRQISDPDVRHTWKSNCLPLRFWVNVIKNPQFVFDIHKNSITDACLSVVAQTFMDSCSTSEHRLGKDSPSNKLLYAKDIPNYKSWVERYYRDIAKMASISDQDMDAYLVEQSRLHASDFNVLSALSELYFYVTKYRQEILTALDRDASCRKHKLRQKLEQIISLVSSDS is encoded by the exons ATGCCCTCTGTctgcctcctcctgctgctgttcCTTGCCGTGGGGGGGGCCCTGGGCAGCAGGCCCTTCCGTGCCTTTGTGGTGACAGATACCAAGCTTACCCACTTGGCTGTGCACCGGGTGACTGGGGAGGTGTTCGTGGGCGCAGTGAACCGAGTCTTTAAGCTGGCCCCCAACCTGACTGAGCTGCGGGCCCATGTCACGGGGCCCATCGAGGACAACGCTCGCTGCTACCCACCCCCCAGCATGCGCGTGTGTGCCCACCGCCTGGCCCCCGTGGACAACATCAACAAGCTGCTGCTCATAGACTATGCGGCCCGCCGCCTGGTGGCCTGCGGCAGCATCTGGCAGGGTATCTGCCAGTTCCTGCGCGTGGACGACCTCTTCAAGCTGGGTGAGCCACACCACCGCAAGGAGCACTACCTGTCGGGGGCCCAGGAGCCCGACTCCATGGCTGGTGTCATTGTGGAGCAGGGCCAGGGGCCCAGCAAGCTGTTCGTGGGCACTGCTGTCGATGGCAAGTCGGAGTACTTCCCCACCTTGAGCTCCCGCAAGCTCATCAGTGATGAAGACAGCGTGGACATGTTCAGTCTC GTGTACCAAGATGAGTTTGTCTCCTCCCAGATCAAGATTCCCTCGGACACGCTGTCCTTGTACCCTGCCTTTGACATCTACTACATCTACGGCTTCGTCAGCGCCTCCTTCGTGTACTTCCTGACGCTGCAGCTGGACACCCAGCAGACGCTGCTGGACACAGCGGGCGAGAAATTCTTCACGTCCAAGATCGTGCGCATGTGCGCTGGGGACTCAGAGTTCTACTCATATGTGGAATTCCCCATCGGCTGCTCCTGGCGTGGTGTGGAGTACCGCTTAGTGCAGAGCGCCCACCTGGCCAAGCCTGGCCTGCTGCTGGCCCAGGCCCTGGGCGTGCCGGCTGACGAGGACATCCTCTTCACCATCTTCTCTCAGGGCCAGAAGAACCGAGCCAGCCCACCCCGGCAGACCATCCTCTGCCTCTTCACTCTCAGCAACATCAATGCCCACATCCGGCGCCGTATCCAGTCCTGCTATCGCGGGGAGGgcaccctggccctgccctggctGCTGAACAAGGAGCTGCCCTGCATCAACACT GTGCGGGTCGATGGCTCCCAGGATGCCCACCTGTATGAGACAGTCCCCGTGGTGGATGGCAGCCCCATCCTCCGAGACCTGCTCTTCAGCCCGGACCACCAGCACATCTATCTCCTGAGTGAGAAGCAG GTGAGCCAGCTTCCAGTGGAGACCTGTGAGCAGTACCCGAGCTGCACGGCCTGCCTGGGCTCCGGGGACCCACACTGTGGTTGGTGTGTGCTGCAGCACAG GTGCTGCCGCGAAGGGGCCTGTCCGGGCGCCTCTGCCCCGCACGGCTTTGCTGAGGAACTGAACAAGTGTGTCCAGGTGCGGGTCCGGCCCAACAATGTGTCAGTGATGTCGCCTGGGGTGCAG CTGACCGTCACCCTGCATAATGTGCCGGACCTCAGTGCAGGCGTGAGCTGCACCTTCGAGGAGGTGGCGGAGAGTGAGGCGATCCTGCTGCCCTCTGGTGAACTGCTCTGCCCCTCACCCTCCCTCCAGGAGCTCCGAGCTCTTACCAGAGGGCATG GGGCCACCCGCACCGTGCGGCTGCAGCTTCTCTCCAAGGAGACAGGCGTGAGGTTCGCCGGTGCTGACTTTGTCTTCTACAATTGCAGCGTCCTCCAGTC GTGCATGTCCTGTGTTGGCAGCCCCTACCCCTGCCACTGGTGTAAGTACCGCCACGCTTGTACCAGCCGCCCCCATGAGTGCTCCTTCCAGGAGGGCAGGGTCCGCAGCCCTGAG GGCTGCCCTGAGATCCTGCCCAGTGGGGACCTCCTGATCCCCGTTGGGGTCATGCAGCCTCTTACCTTGCGGGCTAAGAACCTACCTCAGCCGCAGTCGGGCCAGAAGAACTATGAGTGCGTGGTGCGGGTGCAGGGGCGGCAGCAGCGGGTGCCTGCCGTGCGCTTCAACAGCAGCAGTGTGCAGTGCCAGAATGCCTCG TACTCCTATGAAGGTGATGAGCATGGTGACACCGAGCTGGACTTTTCCGTGGTCTGGGATGGAGACTTCCCCATAGACAAGCCTCCCAGCTTCCGAG CCCTCCTGTACAAGTGCTGGGCGCAGCGGCCTAGCTGTGGCCTCTGCCTCAAGGCTGATCCCCGCTTCAACTGTGGCTGGTGCATCTCAGAGCACAGGTGCCAGCTGCGGACCCACTGCCCAGCCCCAAAGACCAACTGGATGCATCTGAGCCAGAAGGGCACCCGGTGCAGCCACCCCCACATCACGCAG ATCCACCCTCTTGTGGGGCCTAAGGAGGGAGGCACCCGGGTCACCATCATGGGTGAGAACCTGGGCCTCTTGTCCCGAGAGGTGGGCCTGCGGGTGGCTGGTGTGCGTTGCAACTCTATCCCGGCCGAGTACATCAGTGCTGAGAG GATCGTGTGTGAGATGGAGGAGTCGCTGGTGCCCAGCCCACCGCCGGGGCCCGTGGAGCTGTGCGTGGGTGACTGTTCAGCTGACTTCCGCACACAGTCGGAGCAGCTCTACAGCTTTGTG ACCCCAACATTTGACCAAGTGAGTCCCAGCCGTGGCCCGGCGTCAGGGGGCACACGGCTCACCATCTCAGGCAGCTCTCTGGATGCTGGCAGCAGGGTCACAGTGACTGTGAGGGACAGCGAGTGCCAGTTCGTAAG GAGAGATGCCAAGGCGATCGTGTGCATCTCACCCGTCTCCACCCTGGGCCCCAGCCAGGCCCCCATCACACTTGCCATTGACCGGGCTAACATCTCCAGCCCCGGAGTCCTCTATACCTACACTCAGGACCCGACCGTCACCCGCCTTGAGCCCACCTGGAGCATCATCAA CGGAAGCACCGCCATCACTGTGAGCGGGACACACCTGCTGACGGTCCAGGAGCCCCGGGTCCGTGCCAAGTACCGCGGCATCGAGACCACCAAC ACATGTCAGGTGATCAACGACACTGCCATGCTGTGTAAGGCCCCCGGCATCTTTCTTGGGCAGCCCCAGCCTCAGGCGCAAGGCGAGCACCCTGATGAGTTTGGTTTCCTGCTGGACCACGTGCAAACCGCCCGCTCCCTCAACCGCTCCTCCTTTACCTACTACCCTGACCCCAGCTTTGAGCCGCTGGGGCCCTCTGGTGTGCTGGATGTCAAACCGGGCTCCCACGTGGTGCTGAAG GGCAGGAACCTGATTCCCGCAGCAGCCGGCAGCTCCCGCCTCAACTACACTGTGCTGATAGGAGGCCAGCCGTGTGCGCTCACTGTCTCGGACACACAACTCCTGTGCGACTCACCCAGCCAGACTGGCCGGCAGCCTGTCATG GTGCTGGTGGGTGGCCTGGAGTTCTGGCTGGGCACCTTGCACATCTCGGCAGAGCGGGCACTGACCCTACCGGCCATGATGGGGCTGGCAGGGGGGGGCGGGCTCCTGCTGCTGGCCATCACAGCTGTGCTGGTGGCCTACAAGCGCAAGACTCAGGACGCGGACCGCACCCTCAAGCGCCTGCAGCTGCAGATGGACAACCTGGAATCCCGTGTGGCTCTGGAGTGCAAGGAAG CTTTTGCAGAGCTGCAGACAGACATCAACGAGCTGACTAACCACATGGACGAGGTGCAGATCCCCTTCCTGGACTACCGGACCTATGCCGTGCGCGTGCTCTTCCCGGGCATCGAGGCCCACCCGGTGCTCAAGGAGCTGGAC ACGCCACCCAATATGGAGAAGGCCCTGCGCCTCTTCGGGCAGCTGCTGCACAGCCGCGCCTTCGTGCTTACCTTCATCCACACGCTGGAAGCCCAGAGCAGCTTCTCCATGCGCGACCGCGGCACCGTGGCCTCGCTCACCATGGTGGCCCTGCAGAGCCGGCTCGACTATGCCACGGGGCTGCTCAAGCAACTGCTGGCTGACCTCATCGAGAAAAACCTGGAGAGTAAAAACCATCCCAAGCTGCTGCTACGCAG GACAGAGTCAGTGGCTGAGAAGATGCTTACCAACTGGTTCACGTTCCTGCTGCATAAGTTTCTGAAG GAATGTGCTGGGGAGCCTCTCTTCCTGCTTTACTGCGCCATCAAGCAGCAGATGGAGAAGGGCCCAATCGATGCCATCACGGGCGAGGCGCGATACTCCCTGAGCGAGGACAAGTTGATCCGGCAGCAGATTGACTACAAGACACTG ACCCTGCACTGCGTGTGTCCGGAGAACGAGGGCAGTGCCCAAGTCCCAGTGAAGGTTCTCAACTGTGACAGCATCACCCAGGCCAAAGATAAGCTGCTGGACACTGTGTACAAGGGCATTCCGTACTCCCAGCGCCCCAAAGCTGAGGACATGGACCTGG AGTGGCGCCAGGGCCGCATGACTCGCATCATCCTCCAGGATGAGGATGTCACCACCAAGATCGAGTGTGACTGGAAGAGGCTCAACTCACTGGCCCACTACCAG GTGACAGATGGTTCCTTGGTGGCACTGGTGCCCAAACAAGTATCTGCCTATAACATGGCCAACTCCTTCACCTTCACCCGCTCCCTCAGCCGCTACG AGAGCTTGCTCCGCACAGCCAGCAGCCCTGATAGCCTCCGCTCACGGGCACCCATGATCACGCCTGACCAGGAGACGGGCACCAAATTGTGGCACCTGGTGAAAAACCACGACCATGCCGACCATCGTGAGGGGGACCGTGGCAGCAAGATGGTCTCCGAGATCTACCTGACACGGCTGCTGGCCACCAAG GGCACACTGCAGAAGTTCGTGGATGACCTCTTTGAGACAGTGTTCAGCACAGCCCACCGGGGCTCAGCCCTGCCCCTGGCCATCAAGTACATGTTCGACTTCCTGGACGAGCAGGCCGACCAGCGCCAGATCAGCGACCCCGACGTGCGCCACACCTGGAAGAGCAACTG CCTGCCGCTGCGCTTCTGGGTGAATGTGATCAAGAACCCACAGTTCGTGTTCGACATCCACAAGAACAGCATCACGGATGCCTGCCTGTCGGTGGTAGCCCAGACCTTCATGGACTCCTGCTCCACATCCGAGCACCGCCTGGGGAAGGACTCGCCCTCCAACAAACTACTCTATGCCAAGGACATCCCCAACTACAAGAGCTGGGTGGAGAG GTATTATCGAGACATTGCAAAGATGGCATCCATCAGCGACCAGGACATGGATGCTTACCTGGTAGAGCAGTCCCGCCTCCATGCCAGCGACTTCAATGTCCTGAGTGCACTCAGCGAGCTCTATTTCTATGTCACCAAGTACCGCCAGGAG ATTCTCACGGCTCTGGATCGAGATGCCTCTTGTCGGAAGCATAAGTTACGGCAGAAACTGGAACAGATCATCAGCCTCGTGTCCAGTGACAGCTAA
- the PLXNA3 gene encoding plexin-A3 isoform X6, with protein MRVCAHRLAPVDNINKLLLIDYAARRLVACGSIWQGICQFLRVDDLFKLGEPHHRKEHYLSGAQEPDSMAGVIVEQGQGPSKLFVGTAVDGKSEYFPTLSSRKLISDEDSVDMFSLVYQDEFVSSQIKIPSDTLSLYPAFDIYYIYGFVSASFVYFLTLQLDTQQTLLDTAGEKFFTSKIVRMCAGDSEFYSYVEFPIGCSWRGVEYRLVQSAHLAKPGLLLAQALGVPADEDILFTIFSQGQKNRASPPRQTILCLFTLSNINAHIRRRIQSCYRGEGTLALPWLLNKELPCINTPMQINGNFCGLVLNQPLGGLHVIEGLPLLADSTDGMASVAAYTYRRHSVVFIGTRSGSLKKVRVDGSQDAHLYETVPVVDGSPILRDLLFSPDHQHIYLLSEKQVSQLPVETCEQYPSCTACLGSGDPHCGWCVLQHRCCREGACPGASAPHGFAEELNKCVQVRVRPNNVSVMSPGVQLTVTLHNVPDLSAGVSCTFEEVAESEAILLPSGELLCPSPSLQELRALTRGHGATRTVRLQLLSKETGVRFAGADFVFYNCSVLQSCMSCVGSPYPCHWCKYRHACTSRPHECSFQEGRVRSPEGCPEILPSGDLLIPVGVMQPLTLRAKNLPQPQSGQKNYECVVRVQGRQQRVPAVRFNSSSVQCQNASYSYEGDEHGDTELDFSVVWDGDFPIDKPPSFRALLYKCWAQRPSCGLCLKADPRFNCGWCISEHRCQLRTHCPAPKTNWMHLSQKGTRCSHPHITQIHPLVGPKEGGTRVTIMGENLGLLSREVGLRVAGVRCNSIPAEYISAERIVCEMEESLVPSPPPGPVELCVGDCSADFRTQSEQLYSFVTPTFDQVSPSRGPASGGTRLTISGSSLDAGSRVTVTVRDSECQFVRRDAKAIVCISPVSTLGPSQAPITLAIDRANISSPGVLYTYTQDPTVTRLEPTWSIINGSTAITVSGTHLLTVQEPRVRAKYRGIETTNTCQVINDTAMLCKAPGIFLGQPQPQAQGEHPDEFGFLLDHVQTARSLNRSSFTYYPDPSFEPLGPSGVLDVKPGSHVVLKGRNLIPAAAGSSRLNYTVLIGGQPCALTVSDTQLLCDSPSQTGRQPVMVLVGGLEFWLGTLHISAERALTLPAMMGLAGGGGLLLLAITAVLVAYKRKTQDADRTLKRLQLQMDNLESRVALECKEAFAELQTDINELTNHMDEVQIPFLDYRTYAVRVLFPGIEAHPVLKELDTPPNMEKALRLFGQLLHSRAFVLTFIHTLEAQSSFSMRDRGTVASLTMVALQSRLDYATGLLKQLLADLIEKNLESKNHPKLLLRRTESVAEKMLTNWFTFLLHKFLKECAGEPLFLLYCAIKQQMEKGPIDAITGEARYSLSEDKLIRQQIDYKTLTLHCVCPENEGSAQVPVKVLNCDSITQAKDKLLDTVYKGIPYSQRPKAEDMDLEWRQGRMTRIILQDEDVTTKIECDWKRLNSLAHYQVTDGSLVALVPKQVSAYNMANSFTFTRSLSRYESLLRTASSPDSLRSRAPMITPDQETGTKLWHLVKNHDHADHREGDRGSKMVSEIYLTRLLATKGTLQKFVDDLFETVFSTAHRGSALPLAIKYMFDFLDEQADQRQISDPDVRHTWKSNCLPLRFWVNVIKNPQFVFDIHKNSITDACLSVVAQTFMDSCSTSEHRLGKDSPSNKLLYAKDIPNYKSWVERYYRDIAKMASISDQDMDAYLVEQSRLHASDFNVLSALSELYFYVTKYRQEILTALDRDASCRKHKLRQKLEQIISLVSSDS; from the exons ATGCGCGTGTGTGCCCACCGCCTGGCCCCCGTGGACAACATCAACAAGCTGCTGCTCATAGACTATGCGGCCCGCCGCCTGGTGGCCTGCGGCAGCATCTGGCAGGGTATCTGCCAGTTCCTGCGCGTGGACGACCTCTTCAAGCTGGGTGAGCCACACCACCGCAAGGAGCACTACCTGTCGGGGGCCCAGGAGCCCGACTCCATGGCTGGTGTCATTGTGGAGCAGGGCCAGGGGCCCAGCAAGCTGTTCGTGGGCACTGCTGTCGATGGCAAGTCGGAGTACTTCCCCACCTTGAGCTCCCGCAAGCTCATCAGTGATGAAGACAGCGTGGACATGTTCAGTCTC GTGTACCAAGATGAGTTTGTCTCCTCCCAGATCAAGATTCCCTCGGACACGCTGTCCTTGTACCCTGCCTTTGACATCTACTACATCTACGGCTTCGTCAGCGCCTCCTTCGTGTACTTCCTGACGCTGCAGCTGGACACCCAGCAGACGCTGCTGGACACAGCGGGCGAGAAATTCTTCACGTCCAAGATCGTGCGCATGTGCGCTGGGGACTCAGAGTTCTACTCATATGTGGAATTCCCCATCGGCTGCTCCTGGCGTGGTGTGGAGTACCGCTTAGTGCAGAGCGCCCACCTGGCCAAGCCTGGCCTGCTGCTGGCCCAGGCCCTGGGCGTGCCGGCTGACGAGGACATCCTCTTCACCATCTTCTCTCAGGGCCAGAAGAACCGAGCCAGCCCACCCCGGCAGACCATCCTCTGCCTCTTCACTCTCAGCAACATCAATGCCCACATCCGGCGCCGTATCCAGTCCTGCTATCGCGGGGAGGgcaccctggccctgccctggctGCTGAACAAGGAGCTGCCCTGCATCAACACT CCCATGCAGATCAACGGCAACTTCTGCGGGCTGGTGTTGAACCAGCCTCTGGGAGGCCTGCACGTGATCGAGGGGCTGCCCCTGCTGGCCGACAGCACCGACGGCATGGCCAGTGTGGCCGCCTACACCTACCGCCGGCATTCTGTGGTCTTCATTGGCACGCGCAGCGGCAGCCTGAAGAAG GTGCGGGTCGATGGCTCCCAGGATGCCCACCTGTATGAGACAGTCCCCGTGGTGGATGGCAGCCCCATCCTCCGAGACCTGCTCTTCAGCCCGGACCACCAGCACATCTATCTCCTGAGTGAGAAGCAG GTGAGCCAGCTTCCAGTGGAGACCTGTGAGCAGTACCCGAGCTGCACGGCCTGCCTGGGCTCCGGGGACCCACACTGTGGTTGGTGTGTGCTGCAGCACAG GTGCTGCCGCGAAGGGGCCTGTCCGGGCGCCTCTGCCCCGCACGGCTTTGCTGAGGAACTGAACAAGTGTGTCCAGGTGCGGGTCCGGCCCAACAATGTGTCAGTGATGTCGCCTGGGGTGCAG CTGACCGTCACCCTGCATAATGTGCCGGACCTCAGTGCAGGCGTGAGCTGCACCTTCGAGGAGGTGGCGGAGAGTGAGGCGATCCTGCTGCCCTCTGGTGAACTGCTCTGCCCCTCACCCTCCCTCCAGGAGCTCCGAGCTCTTACCAGAGGGCATG GGGCCACCCGCACCGTGCGGCTGCAGCTTCTCTCCAAGGAGACAGGCGTGAGGTTCGCCGGTGCTGACTTTGTCTTCTACAATTGCAGCGTCCTCCAGTC GTGCATGTCCTGTGTTGGCAGCCCCTACCCCTGCCACTGGTGTAAGTACCGCCACGCTTGTACCAGCCGCCCCCATGAGTGCTCCTTCCAGGAGGGCAGGGTCCGCAGCCCTGAG GGCTGCCCTGAGATCCTGCCCAGTGGGGACCTCCTGATCCCCGTTGGGGTCATGCAGCCTCTTACCTTGCGGGCTAAGAACCTACCTCAGCCGCAGTCGGGCCAGAAGAACTATGAGTGCGTGGTGCGGGTGCAGGGGCGGCAGCAGCGGGTGCCTGCCGTGCGCTTCAACAGCAGCAGTGTGCAGTGCCAGAATGCCTCG TACTCCTATGAAGGTGATGAGCATGGTGACACCGAGCTGGACTTTTCCGTGGTCTGGGATGGAGACTTCCCCATAGACAAGCCTCCCAGCTTCCGAG CCCTCCTGTACAAGTGCTGGGCGCAGCGGCCTAGCTGTGGCCTCTGCCTCAAGGCTGATCCCCGCTTCAACTGTGGCTGGTGCATCTCAGAGCACAGGTGCCAGCTGCGGACCCACTGCCCAGCCCCAAAGACCAACTGGATGCATCTGAGCCAGAAGGGCACCCGGTGCAGCCACCCCCACATCACGCAG ATCCACCCTCTTGTGGGGCCTAAGGAGGGAGGCACCCGGGTCACCATCATGGGTGAGAACCTGGGCCTCTTGTCCCGAGAGGTGGGCCTGCGGGTGGCTGGTGTGCGTTGCAACTCTATCCCGGCCGAGTACATCAGTGCTGAGAG GATCGTGTGTGAGATGGAGGAGTCGCTGGTGCCCAGCCCACCGCCGGGGCCCGTGGAGCTGTGCGTGGGTGACTGTTCAGCTGACTTCCGCACACAGTCGGAGCAGCTCTACAGCTTTGTG ACCCCAACATTTGACCAAGTGAGTCCCAGCCGTGGCCCGGCGTCAGGGGGCACACGGCTCACCATCTCAGGCAGCTCTCTGGATGCTGGCAGCAGGGTCACAGTGACTGTGAGGGACAGCGAGTGCCAGTTCGTAAG GAGAGATGCCAAGGCGATCGTGTGCATCTCACCCGTCTCCACCCTGGGCCCCAGCCAGGCCCCCATCACACTTGCCATTGACCGGGCTAACATCTCCAGCCCCGGAGTCCTCTATACCTACACTCAGGACCCGACCGTCACCCGCCTTGAGCCCACCTGGAGCATCATCAA CGGAAGCACCGCCATCACTGTGAGCGGGACACACCTGCTGACGGTCCAGGAGCCCCGGGTCCGTGCCAAGTACCGCGGCATCGAGACCACCAAC ACATGTCAGGTGATCAACGACACTGCCATGCTGTGTAAGGCCCCCGGCATCTTTCTTGGGCAGCCCCAGCCTCAGGCGCAAGGCGAGCACCCTGATGAGTTTGGTTTCCTGCTGGACCACGTGCAAACCGCCCGCTCCCTCAACCGCTCCTCCTTTACCTACTACCCTGACCCCAGCTTTGAGCCGCTGGGGCCCTCTGGTGTGCTGGATGTCAAACCGGGCTCCCACGTGGTGCTGAAG GGCAGGAACCTGATTCCCGCAGCAGCCGGCAGCTCCCGCCTCAACTACACTGTGCTGATAGGAGGCCAGCCGTGTGCGCTCACTGTCTCGGACACACAACTCCTGTGCGACTCACCCAGCCAGACTGGCCGGCAGCCTGTCATG GTGCTGGTGGGTGGCCTGGAGTTCTGGCTGGGCACCTTGCACATCTCGGCAGAGCGGGCACTGACCCTACCGGCCATGATGGGGCTGGCAGGGGGGGGCGGGCTCCTGCTGCTGGCCATCACAGCTGTGCTGGTGGCCTACAAGCGCAAGACTCAGGACGCGGACCGCACCCTCAAGCGCCTGCAGCTGCAGATGGACAACCTGGAATCCCGTGTGGCTCTGGAGTGCAAGGAAG CTTTTGCAGAGCTGCAGACAGACATCAACGAGCTGACTAACCACATGGACGAGGTGCAGATCCCCTTCCTGGACTACCGGACCTATGCCGTGCGCGTGCTCTTCCCGGGCATCGAGGCCCACCCGGTGCTCAAGGAGCTGGAC ACGCCACCCAATATGGAGAAGGCCCTGCGCCTCTTCGGGCAGCTGCTGCACAGCCGCGCCTTCGTGCTTACCTTCATCCACACGCTGGAAGCCCAGAGCAGCTTCTCCATGCGCGACCGCGGCACCGTGGCCTCGCTCACCATGGTGGCCCTGCAGAGCCGGCTCGACTATGCCACGGGGCTGCTCAAGCAACTGCTGGCTGACCTCATCGAGAAAAACCTGGAGAGTAAAAACCATCCCAAGCTGCTGCTACGCAG GACAGAGTCAGTGGCTGAGAAGATGCTTACCAACTGGTTCACGTTCCTGCTGCATAAGTTTCTGAAG GAATGTGCTGGGGAGCCTCTCTTCCTGCTTTACTGCGCCATCAAGCAGCAGATGGAGAAGGGCCCAATCGATGCCATCACGGGCGAGGCGCGATACTCCCTGAGCGAGGACAAGTTGATCCGGCAGCAGATTGACTACAAGACACTG ACCCTGCACTGCGTGTGTCCGGAGAACGAGGGCAGTGCCCAAGTCCCAGTGAAGGTTCTCAACTGTGACAGCATCACCCAGGCCAAAGATAAGCTGCTGGACACTGTGTACAAGGGCATTCCGTACTCCCAGCGCCCCAAAGCTGAGGACATGGACCTGG AGTGGCGCCAGGGCCGCATGACTCGCATCATCCTCCAGGATGAGGATGTCACCACCAAGATCGAGTGTGACTGGAAGAGGCTCAACTCACTGGCCCACTACCAG GTGACAGATGGTTCCTTGGTGGCACTGGTGCCCAAACAAGTATCTGCCTATAACATGGCCAACTCCTTCACCTTCACCCGCTCCCTCAGCCGCTACG AGAGCTTGCTCCGCACAGCCAGCAGCCCTGATAGCCTCCGCTCACGGGCACCCATGATCACGCCTGACCAGGAGACGGGCACCAAATTGTGGCACCTGGTGAAAAACCACGACCATGCCGACCATCGTGAGGGGGACCGTGGCAGCAAGATGGTCTCCGAGATCTACCTGACACGGCTGCTGGCCACCAAG GGCACACTGCAGAAGTTCGTGGATGACCTCTTTGAGACAGTGTTCAGCACAGCCCACCGGGGCTCAGCCCTGCCCCTGGCCATCAAGTACATGTTCGACTTCCTGGACGAGCAGGCCGACCAGCGCCAGATCAGCGACCCCGACGTGCGCCACACCTGGAAGAGCAACTG CCTGCCGCTGCGCTTCTGGGTGAATGTGATCAAGAACCCACAGTTCGTGTTCGACATCCACAAGAACAGCATCACGGATGCCTGCCTGTCGGTGGTAGCCCAGACCTTCATGGACTCCTGCTCCACATCCGAGCACCGCCTGGGGAAGGACTCGCCCTCCAACAAACTACTCTATGCCAAGGACATCCCCAACTACAAGAGCTGGGTGGAGAG GTATTATCGAGACATTGCAAAGATGGCATCCATCAGCGACCAGGACATGGATGCTTACCTGGTAGAGCAGTCCCGCCTCCATGCCAGCGACTTCAATGTCCTGAGTGCACTCAGCGAGCTCTATTTCTATGTCACCAAGTACCGCCAGGAG ATTCTCACGGCTCTGGATCGAGATGCCTCTTGTCGGAAGCATAAGTTACGGCAGAAACTGGAACAGATCATCAGCCTCGTGTCCAGTGACAGCTAA